In Nicotiana tabacum cultivar K326 chromosome 17, ASM71507v2, whole genome shotgun sequence, one DNA window encodes the following:
- the LOC107787449 gene encoding serine carboxypeptidase-like, with protein sequence MESSFSFLFLALFLLFLSSPALSSNNDDEFVLSSTKFPVPMAEKLINQLNLFPKHDINKVEPGKSVATTEQRLFEKKFNLSYLGDSGATVQDLGHHAGYYSLPHTKDARMFYFFFESRSSQNDPVVIWLTGGPGCSSELAVFYENGPFNIADNMSLVWNDFGWDKVSNLIYVDQPTGTGFSYNSDEDDIRHDERGVSNDLYDFLQAFFKAHPQYEKNDFYITGESYAGHYIPAFASRVHQGNKNKEGIQINLKGFAIGNGLTNPEIQYKAYTDYALDMRLIQKADYNAIDKSYPKCQQAIRLCGTDGGSACMAAYLVCTGIFNKIMDVVGDKNYYDVRKTCDGDLCYDFSKMETLLNDEQVKHALGVGGIDFVSCSSTVYQAMQLDWMRNLEAGIPPLLEDGIKLLVYAGEYDLICNWLGNSRWVHAMEWSGQKDFGAARSVPFTVDGEEKGIQKNHGPLTFLKVHDAGHMVPMDQPKAALEMLQRWMQGKLSKEGHFAHM encoded by the exons ATGGAatcctctttctcttttctctttcttgctttatttctcctttttctttcttctcctgCTCTTTCGTCCAATAATGACGATGAGTTTGTCCTATCTTCTACTAAATTTCCTGTACCAATGGCAGAAAAACTCATCAATCAGCTTAACTTATTCCCTAAGCATGATATCAATAAGGTTGAACCAGGGAAATCTGTAGCAACCACTGAGCAAAGACTCTTTGAGAAGAAATTCAATTTATCTTATCTTGGTGATTCTGGAGCCACTGTTCAAGACTTGGGTCACCATGCCGGTTATTATAGTCTTCCACATACTAaagatgcaag GATGTTTTATTTCTTCTTTGAATCAAGAAGCAGCCAGAATGATCCAGTTGTTATATGGCTAACAGGAGGGCCAGGATGTAGCAGTGAACTGGCTGTGTTTTATGAAAATGGACCTTTCAATATAGCAGACAATATGTCACTTGTCTGGAATGATTTCGGCTGGGACAAG GTCTCAAACCTAATATATGTGGATCAGCCAACTGGAACTGGTTTCAGTTATAATTCTGACGAGGATGACATTCGTCACGACGAAAGGGGTGTAAGCAATGATCTTTATGACTTCTTGCAG GCCTTCTTCAAGGCACATCCACAGTATGAAAAGAATGATTTCTACATCACTGGAGAATCATATGCTGGGCATTACATTCCAGCATTTGCTTCGCGGGTTCATCAAGGTAACAAGAACAAAGAAGGAATTCAGATAAACCTTAAG GGATTTGCTATTGGTAATGGACTCACTAATCCAGAAATTCAGTACAAAGCCTACACTGACTATGCATTGGATATGAGATTGATCCAAAAAGCTGATTACAATGCCATAGACAAGTCATACCCAAAATGTCAACAGGCTATTAGGCTTTGTG GAACTGATGGTGGAAGTGCATGCATGGCTGCTTATCTTGTTTGCACAGGCATCTTCAACAAAATTATGGATGTTGTGGGTGACAAAAAT TACTATGATGTCAGGAAGACTTGTGATGGTGACCTCTGCTACGACTTCTCCAAGATGGAAACTCTCCTCAACGATGAACAAGTTAAGCATGCCCTTGGTGTCGGGGGTATTGATTTCGTTTCGTGCAGTTCTACAGTTTACCAGGCAATGCAGTTGGATTGGATGAGGAATCTTGAAGCTGGTATTCCTCCACTTCTTGAGGATGGCATCAAGCTACTTGTCTATGCTGGGGAATATGACCTTATCTGCAATTGGCTTG GGAACTCGAGATGGGTGCATGCAATGGAATGGTCTGGGCAGAAAGACTTTGGGGCAGCCCGATCCGTACCCTTTACAGTAGATGGTGAAGAGAAAGGAATTCAAAAGAACCATGGGCCTCTGACTTTCCTCAAGGTCCATGATGCAGGTCACATGGTTCCAATGGATCAACCTAAGGCAGCACTGGAAATGCTCCAGAGGTGGATGCAAGGGAAATTGTCCAAGGAAGGTCACTTTGCTCATATGTAA